In Sphingomonas sp. SORGH_AS_0950, the following are encoded in one genomic region:
- a CDS encoding epoxide hydrolase family protein, with product MTVAAREHRIAITDEALSDLRRRVIAARLLDPIDPDSGEDGASLRLVRRLADRWADGFDWRATEARLNRLPHFISRIDGLNIHYVHQRGVGPAPIPLVMTHGWPGSFVEMERILPLLTDPAAHGGHATDAFDVVVPSLPGYGLSQAPQSSGVSARTIAGMWANLMAELGYDRYGAQGGDIGAGVSLWLARQRPEALTGVHVNYIPSSFAPCIDEAVEPITSDEQAFLDRARMFAAENGAYAALHGTKPQTLAYALSDSPIGLAAWMIEKFDAWSDHDGDLDSVIPLETIITNIALYWFSGTIDASLRLYKENRFNPLAFASGEKVLVPLGVAVFPRELPMPPRSWVERVFDVQRWSTMPKGGHFAALEQPAALAEEIRAFFRPLR from the coding sequence ATGACAGTGGCGGCACGGGAGCACAGGATCGCGATCACGGATGAGGCGCTGAGCGATTTGCGGCGCCGCGTGATTGCAGCGCGCCTGCTCGACCCCATCGATCCCGACAGCGGCGAGGACGGCGCCAGTCTACGGCTGGTACGGCGATTGGCGGATCGGTGGGCCGATGGCTTTGATTGGCGCGCCACAGAAGCACGGCTCAACCGGCTTCCGCATTTCATCTCCCGCATCGACGGGCTGAACATTCATTATGTCCATCAGCGCGGCGTTGGCCCCGCACCCATCCCGCTCGTGATGACTCACGGATGGCCAGGATCGTTCGTCGAGATGGAGCGTATCCTGCCGCTCCTCACCGACCCGGCGGCGCATGGGGGGCACGCGACGGACGCGTTTGACGTGGTGGTGCCCTCCCTGCCGGGATACGGTTTGAGTCAGGCGCCGCAGTCGTCCGGCGTGAGCGCTAGGACCATCGCCGGCATGTGGGCGAACCTGATGGCTGAGTTGGGCTATGATCGCTATGGAGCGCAGGGTGGCGACATTGGCGCAGGCGTGTCCCTGTGGCTTGCACGGCAGCGACCTGAGGCATTGACCGGCGTTCACGTGAATTACATCCCTAGCAGCTTTGCACCCTGTATCGATGAAGCGGTCGAACCCATCACTTCGGACGAGCAGGCTTTCCTTGATCGGGCAAGGATGTTTGCAGCCGAGAATGGTGCCTATGCGGCGCTGCACGGCACCAAACCGCAGACACTGGCTTATGCGCTGTCGGACAGCCCGATCGGGCTTGCCGCATGGATGATCGAGAAGTTCGATGCCTGGAGCGACCACGACGGCGATCTCGACAGCGTGATCCCGCTGGAGACGATCATCACCAACATCGCCCTGTACTGGTTCTCCGGTACGATCGACGCATCGCTGCGGCTGTATAAAGAAAACCGGTTCAACCCGCTGGCGTTCGCTTCCGGCGAAAAGGTGCTGGTGCCGCTCGGCGTGGCTGTCTTCCCGCGAGAGCTGCCGATGCCTCCACGCAGCTGGGTCGAGCGGGTGTTTGATGTTCAGCGCTGGAGCACGATGCCCAAGGGCGGGCATTTTGCGGCGCTCGAGCAACCGGCAGCCCTCGCGGAGGAGATACGCGCTTTCTTCCGGCCGCTTCGCTGA
- a CDS encoding class I SAM-dependent methyltransferase, with protein MTFSNRSPDSIVAHNQAAWDKLAAQDCEWSRPVSPQAIAAARRGDWSVRLIPDDMPGHWLGQVAGRDVLCLASAGGQQAPLLAAAGATVTVLDASEGQLEQDRLVAAREGLALSTIRGDMRDLSVFPDESFDIIFHPISNLYVPDIRPVWRECYRTLRKGGRLLASFYNPVVFVGDRDPQWREQGLIRPIYALPYADIEDMEVNELEAKVERGEALVYGHSLTDQIGGQTEAGFRIAGFAEARAPAPRFVIDQYLPTFLATLALKPL; from the coding sequence ATGACATTTTCAAACCGCTCGCCGGATAGCATCGTAGCGCATAATCAAGCGGCTTGGGACAAGCTCGCAGCACAGGATTGCGAATGGTCCCGCCCGGTGTCTCCGCAGGCCATTGCAGCAGCCCGTCGAGGCGATTGGTCGGTGCGATTGATACCGGACGATATGCCCGGCCATTGGCTGGGGCAGGTGGCAGGCCGCGACGTGCTTTGCCTTGCGTCCGCTGGTGGTCAACAAGCCCCCCTTCTTGCTGCGGCGGGCGCAACCGTCACCGTCCTGGATGCGTCCGAAGGGCAGTTGGAGCAGGACCGCTTGGTGGCAGCACGGGAGGGCCTAGCCTTGTCCACGATCCGGGGCGACATGCGCGACCTGTCCGTGTTTCCGGACGAGTCGTTCGACATCATCTTCCATCCCATTTCCAATCTCTACGTGCCAGATATTCGGCCTGTCTGGAGGGAATGTTACCGGACCCTTCGCAAGGGCGGGCGGCTGCTGGCGAGCTTCTACAACCCGGTCGTCTTCGTGGGCGACCGCGATCCCCAATGGCGAGAGCAGGGGCTTATTCGTCCGATATACGCCCTGCCCTATGCAGATATCGAGGACATGGAGGTCAACGAACTAGAGGCAAAGGTCGAGCGTGGCGAAGCACTGGTCTACGGTCATAGCCTGACCGATCAGATTGGTGGCCAGACCGAGGCAGGTTTCAGGATCGCAGGATTTGCGGAGGCCCGTGCACCGGCCCCGCGCTTCGTCATCGACCAGTACCTGCCGACCTTCCTTGCAACGTTGGCATTGAAGCCACTTTGA
- a CDS encoding LysR substrate-binding domain-containing protein has protein sequence MDHLLGITSFVRTAELQSFVGAARALGLSPSAVGKNVAKLEAALNVRLLHRTTRRVRLTDEGALFLERCRRILDDLREAEIAVSDAGAIPRGTLRVSLPTIGYRFLVPHLPAFCAAYPHIELDLHCNDRLVDLIEEGIDVAIRGGELAASSLIARKLGSFSFVLCASPAYINTYGQPRSVDALATYDAVRFRYPGSGQLQPWPLELDRHPRTVLACSNMEGVRAAAINGLGIAYMPDFLAADAVRTGELCHLLEDKVRSEGQFSLVWPSGRLVSSRLRAFIDFATVNLFQDRVVTQ, from the coding sequence GTGGATCATCTGCTCGGCATCACCAGCTTTGTTCGAACGGCGGAACTGCAGAGCTTCGTCGGCGCAGCTCGTGCGCTCGGGCTCTCGCCATCCGCTGTCGGTAAGAACGTCGCCAAACTCGAAGCAGCACTTAATGTGCGCCTTCTGCATCGCACCACCCGTCGCGTCCGCCTCACCGATGAAGGCGCGCTGTTCCTGGAGCGCTGCCGCCGCATTCTGGATGATCTGCGCGAGGCGGAGATTGCCGTATCGGACGCGGGGGCGATACCGCGTGGCACCCTTCGGGTCAGCTTGCCCACGATTGGCTATCGGTTTCTCGTCCCGCACCTGCCCGCATTTTGCGCTGCCTATCCGCACATCGAGCTCGACCTGCATTGCAATGATCGACTGGTCGACCTGATCGAAGAAGGCATAGACGTGGCGATACGTGGCGGTGAACTGGCCGCGTCGTCGCTGATCGCGCGCAAGCTCGGCTCCTTTTCTTTCGTGCTGTGCGCGTCTCCTGCCTACATAAACACGTACGGCCAACCTCGCTCGGTCGATGCCTTGGCGACCTATGACGCCGTGCGCTTCCGCTATCCGGGCTCTGGGCAGTTACAGCCTTGGCCTCTCGAACTCGACCGACACCCGCGTACAGTCCTGGCATGCAGCAACATGGAGGGCGTACGCGCTGCGGCGATCAACGGTCTGGGCATCGCATATATGCCTGACTTCCTGGCGGCAGATGCCGTTCGGACTGGTGAGCTCTGCCACCTGCTGGAGGACAAGGTGCGCTCCGAAGGCCAATTCTCACTCGTATGGCCCTCCGGCCGCCTGGTATCATCGCGGCTGCGGGCCTTCATCGACTTTGCCACTGTCAACCTGTTCCAAGACCGTGTGGTAACTCAGTAG
- the tnpB gene encoding IS66 family insertion sequence element accessory protein TnpB (TnpB, as the term is used for proteins encoded by IS66 family insertion elements, is considered an accessory protein, since TnpC, encoded by a neighboring gene, is a DDE family transposase.) — protein MIGPPSGVRVYLAAGVTDMRKGFDGLAALVQQRLRQDPFGGAVYAFRGRRGDLVKLLWWDGQGLVLHAKRLERGRFTWPATADGVAVLTPAQLSMLLEGVDWRHPIRSSQPTLAW, from the coding sequence TTGATCGGGCCGCCGAGCGGCGTCCGGGTGTATCTGGCGGCCGGGGTCACGGATATGCGCAAGGGGTTCGACGGGCTGGCCGCGCTGGTACAGCAGCGGCTGCGCCAGGATCCGTTTGGCGGTGCGGTGTACGCCTTCCGGGGCAGGCGCGGTGATCTGGTCAAGCTGTTGTGGTGGGATGGCCAGGGTCTCGTGCTCCATGCCAAGCGCCTGGAGCGGGGCCGGTTCACCTGGCCGGCGACCGCGGACGGCGTCGCGGTGCTGACTCCGGCGCAGCTGTCGATGCTGCTCGAAGGGGTGGACTGGCGGCATCCGATCCGGTCCTCGCAGCCAACTTTGGCTTGGTAA
- a CDS encoding MFS transporter produces the protein MTSSSRNPAVTRPRAALAAVCTAALILPMSFSGGAVATPAIGHLLGGDLPGLAWITNAFMLTFGGLLMTAGTLADRWGRKRVFIAGVGLFGVASFMLSLAPTLGWIDLLRAVQGVGAAGALAGGTAALAQEVTGSARARAFSLLGTTFGIGLAFGPLVAGILMEAFGWRAVFAAPTGVAALALLLGAGSLRETRAAESSAMDWLGAAAFSIALSCLTLFILQGPVWGWTSMPMAGLLLASIGGFALFVRVERRSTAPLLDLNLLRYPRVLGVQLLPIATCYCFVVLLVLLPLRFIGVEGMTETHAGVRMLGLSAPMLVAPTLAVRLARRHSAGSLSAAGLLVASAGLLWLSLCGPGSGATPVPAMLLIGMGAGLPWGLMDGLSVAVVPSERAGMATGIFNTTRVAGEGIALASVTAGLAALVRWHLDRLTIGSAQVRPLLAQHLVTGDLGRAIRLGASAEALKESYASGFAVLLYVLAGVTCASAVLVFVTLRRVDAHEVSAI, from the coding sequence ATGACCAGCTCATCTCGTAATCCTGCCGTCACCCGCCCCCGTGCCGCTTTGGCTGCGGTGTGCACAGCCGCCCTCATCCTGCCCATGAGTTTTTCCGGCGGAGCGGTGGCAACGCCTGCGATCGGGCATTTGCTGGGCGGCGACCTGCCGGGGCTCGCCTGGATCACGAACGCCTTCATGCTGACGTTCGGTGGGCTGCTGATGACTGCAGGTACGCTGGCCGATCGCTGGGGCCGCAAGCGGGTGTTCATCGCAGGCGTCGGTCTGTTCGGTGTCGCCTCCTTTATGCTGAGCTTGGCGCCGACACTCGGTTGGATTGATCTGCTGCGCGCCGTGCAGGGCGTCGGTGCAGCTGGGGCCCTGGCGGGGGGAACCGCGGCCTTGGCGCAAGAGGTCACCGGGTCGGCACGCGCGCGGGCATTCAGCCTGCTGGGCACCACCTTTGGCATCGGCCTGGCATTTGGGCCACTGGTCGCTGGCATACTGATGGAGGCGTTCGGGTGGCGTGCGGTGTTCGCCGCGCCGACGGGCGTGGCGGCCCTTGCGCTTCTGCTCGGGGCGGGGTCGCTGCGCGAAACTCGTGCAGCGGAGTCGTCTGCGATGGACTGGCTGGGCGCAGCGGCCTTCTCCATCGCGCTCTCCTGCCTCACCCTTTTCATACTTCAAGGACCGGTCTGGGGTTGGACCAGCATGCCAATGGCAGGGCTGCTCCTTGCCTCCATTGGCGGGTTTGCACTTTTCGTTCGCGTAGAGCGCCGTAGCACGGCGCCGCTGCTCGATCTTAACCTTTTGCGCTATCCCCGCGTCCTGGGGGTGCAGTTGCTGCCGATCGCGACCTGCTACTGCTTTGTCGTGCTGCTGGTTCTGCTGCCGCTGCGGTTCATCGGTGTCGAAGGCATGACCGAAACCCACGCAGGGGTGCGCATGCTCGGCTTGTCGGCGCCAATGCTGGTCGCGCCGACGCTGGCGGTACGGCTGGCGCGTCGGCACTCGGCAGGGAGCTTATCGGCGGCCGGTTTGCTAGTAGCAAGCGCAGGTCTGCTCTGGCTGTCGCTGTGCGGTCCCGGGTCCGGCGCGACACCGGTGCCGGCGATGCTTCTGATCGGCATGGGGGCCGGATTGCCATGGGGATTGATGGACGGCCTGTCGGTCGCGGTCGTGCCGTCGGAACGTGCCGGCATGGCCACGGGTATCTTCAACACCACCAGGGTCGCGGGTGAGGGCATCGCGCTGGCGAGCGTAACGGCGGGATTGGCGGCCCTGGTGCGCTGGCACCTCGATCGGCTTACGATCGGCTCCGCTCAGGTCCGGCCGCTTTTGGCCCAGCATCTGGTTACCGGCGACCTTGGCCGGGCCATCCGGCTGGGTGCATCGGCCGAGGCACTGAAGGAGAGTTATGCGAGCGGCTTCGCGGTTCTCCTATACGTCCTCGCTGGCGTAACTTGCGCGTCCGCAGTGCTGGTGTTCGTGACCTTGCGGCGCGTCGACGCTCATGAGGTGTCGGCGATTTAG
- a CDS encoding DUF1176 domain-containing protein, producing the protein MHRLAIATISLLPLAASGGPPHPGTVKLFKDWAVGCDNGLTCTMASLVPGVPENSWPPVTVNLIRAPGAAGRFRMDVEGLNERSPSIVVDGRDYGTDAEVIAAAMAHGMAAEVKGTGRTFSLAGASAALRYIDAMQGRSGTVTAIVAKGSGSASSVPTAPAVPMLSARTLVPIPSKLDTSMLAAMRKLGDCEQPSDDLSLPPSVAKAGEGQRVVLLPCHSAPYNVGIAIFVLEGGKIRPAPFDAPVGFEDPGDATANNIHEIVGGGIRDNRVMSFTKGRGLGDCGVQQAFAWDGLSMRLARQFEMPDCRGNVGFIQTWRAEVRS; encoded by the coding sequence ATGCACCGTCTTGCGATCGCCACTATATCCCTGTTGCCGTTGGCTGCGTCGGGCGGACCACCCCACCCGGGGACGGTTAAATTGTTCAAAGATTGGGCGGTTGGCTGCGATAATGGCCTGACGTGCACCATGGCGTCGCTGGTCCCGGGCGTTCCGGAAAATTCATGGCCCCCGGTGACGGTTAATTTGATCCGGGCACCTGGTGCGGCTGGTCGCTTTCGAATGGATGTCGAGGGATTGAACGAACGGTCGCCCAGCATCGTGGTCGATGGGCGCGACTATGGAACCGACGCTGAAGTCATCGCCGCTGCAATGGCCCACGGTATGGCAGCGGAGGTCAAGGGAACGGGCAGGACCTTTTCTCTGGCCGGCGCATCGGCCGCGCTACGCTATATCGATGCGATGCAGGGACGTAGCGGCACCGTGACGGCTATCGTCGCCAAAGGATCAGGAAGCGCAAGCTCGGTTCCGACTGCACCTGCCGTACCGATGCTCAGCGCCCGGACACTGGTTCCTATCCCGTCGAAACTGGATACGAGCATGTTGGCGGCAATGCGCAAGCTTGGTGATTGTGAGCAACCGTCTGATGACTTGTCGCTGCCGCCCAGCGTGGCAAAAGCGGGCGAAGGCCAGCGCGTCGTTCTCCTTCCGTGCCATAGTGCGCCCTATAATGTCGGCATCGCCATTTTCGTCCTTGAAGGCGGTAAAATCAGACCTGCGCCGTTCGACGCTCCGGTCGGCTTTGAAGATCCCGGCGATGCCACCGCGAACAATATCCACGAAATCGTTGGTGGCGGCATCAGGGACAACAGGGTGATGAGCTTCACCAAGGGGCGCGGTCTTGGCGACTGCGGCGTGCAACAGGCGTTCGCCTGGGACGGACTGAGCATGCGCCTTGCCCGGCAATTTGAGATGCCCGATTGCCGAGGTAACGTCGGCTTCATTCAAACCTGGCGGGCAGAGGTTCGGTCGTAA
- a CDS encoding purine nucleoside permease gives MKVVVVANFEPGKDTGDVPGEFQLWAEREHLNEVIPLPGATHPLRRNAQGLYGMVWGGTGTLFSDNGQQLIGLLMDPRFDFTKTYWLFTCISGVDPAVASVGSAAWARWVVQGDTLREFDDREVPESWPYGLFAIGADRPDMLPTNGNSFGGSDDTSGLGMAIELNQGLARWAFERTRSIQIPDSPALREARAAWKGYPNAQRPPFVLMGETLGSRRYWHGPGRTKWARDWVKLWTQNKGVFAMTNMESQTLAGAIELGGKLKLVDPARVMVLRTGSNPSMPPPGTSAIASVGDEGPGQMAAYEANYRVGVPVVHELLAHWDIYAKNIPSVDPSSNDPQNSSR, from the coding sequence GTGAAGGTTGTCGTCGTTGCAAATTTTGAGCCGGGGAAGGACACAGGTGACGTTCCCGGCGAATTCCAATTATGGGCCGAACGCGAACATCTGAATGAAGTCATCCCGTTGCCGGGTGCGACGCACCCCCTGCGACGAAATGCGCAGGGACTTTACGGCATGGTCTGGGGCGGTACCGGCACCCTATTCAGCGACAATGGCCAGCAGTTGATCGGCCTGTTGATGGACCCCCGTTTCGACTTCACCAAGACATATTGGCTGTTCACGTGTATTTCGGGTGTCGATCCTGCCGTTGCATCCGTAGGTAGCGCGGCATGGGCGCGCTGGGTGGTACAGGGCGATACGCTGCGCGAGTTCGACGATCGCGAAGTGCCGGAATCTTGGCCCTATGGACTTTTCGCGATTGGTGCGGACAGGCCCGATATGCTGCCGACCAATGGCAACAGTTTTGGCGGAAGCGACGACACATCTGGGCTGGGCATGGCGATCGAGTTGAACCAGGGCCTTGCACGCTGGGCATTTGAACGGACACGTTCAATCCAAATCCCCGATTCTCCCGCGCTTCGCGAGGCGCGCGCCGCATGGAAAGGATATCCCAACGCCCAGCGCCCGCCGTTTGTCCTAATGGGTGAAACGCTGGGGTCTCGCCGTTACTGGCATGGTCCGGGGCGCACCAAGTGGGCACGCGACTGGGTCAAGTTGTGGACGCAAAACAAGGGTGTTTTTGCCATGACCAATATGGAAAGCCAGACATTGGCTGGCGCCATCGAACTTGGTGGAAAACTCAAGCTGGTGGATCCGGCACGCGTCATGGTCCTGCGCACGGGCAGCAATCCGTCAATGCCGCCGCCCGGAACGTCGGCAATCGCCAGTGTCGGTGATGAAGGCCCAGGACAAATGGCGGCTTACGAAGCCAATTACCGCGTTGGCGTTCCTGTCGTCCACGAACTGCTCGCCCACTGGGACATCTATGCCAAAAATATACCGAGCGTCGATCCAAGCTCAAATGATCCGCAAAACTCCTCTCGGTAA
- a CDS encoding transposase has translation MATRIIEMVGAEPRRRFSDDDKARIVSEAMMPGASVLDVARRHRVCTSLVYRWRRTLLRDGVASEVLPLPGAAFVPVEVAGAPMVPQPEPLGPGMVEVVGPTGQRIRLAPPIDARVLKAVLAGFA, from the coding sequence ATGGCGACGCGAATTATCGAGATGGTTGGGGCAGAGCCGCGGCGACGGTTCAGCGACGATGACAAAGCGCGGATCGTGTCGGAGGCGATGATGCCGGGAGCGAGCGTGCTGGACGTGGCGCGGCGTCACCGGGTTTGTACGTCGCTGGTGTACCGCTGGCGACGCACGCTGCTGCGCGACGGGGTGGCAAGCGAAGTGTTGCCGTTGCCTGGTGCGGCGTTCGTGCCCGTCGAGGTGGCGGGCGCGCCCATGGTGCCGCAGCCGGAGCCGCTCGGACCGGGTATGGTGGAAGTGGTCGGTCCGACCGGGCAGCGCATCCGCCTGGCACCTCCCATCGACGCGCGGGTGCTGAAGGCCGTGCTGGCCGGGTTCGCTTGA
- a CDS encoding TonB-dependent siderophore receptor yields MTDCRFVASIPMALLLGAAIPSMAAAQTSPPHAGEGDIVVTGEREGYTPTDTSAAKTPAPLRDIPQSIAVVPAQVLLDQRALSLQDALKNVPGVSFAGGDGQRDQVNIRGFTAIADQFVNGFRDDALYFRDLSNTERVEVIKGPAAVLYGRGSSGGLINRVLKQPDVNITSATLSAGSFATKRGEWDVGRFDPKSGVGFRLTGAYEDDGSFRDQQFLKRFALAPSLLLGAGRDTTLYVEADYLRDTRLMDLGIPAINGRPVDVPRSTYYGAANARNADATTSRVLSQTVILTHRFSDTLSFRNGFRHYTYQLDRHSTLPSAVNAAALTVTLQHGRLNRDEDGWSNQSELTQKLHFAGMEHTLLYGFEIARQVKGAQTFASRIVTVTSLFNPVLPVVNDASFTKLSANSNTTFDTRGLYVQDLADLGHGFKALVGARHDWFIQKTYQLLPGQPNLARTDRKWSPRAGLVFQPNAAQSYYVSWSQSFQPSAETFALAANNADIAPEETTNREVGAKYTLFGGKLNIQAAGFILRRTGIKGSDPLTPTRVVPIGTQRTRGLELSGQLDLPSGFQAIAGYAYLDTRVTASANPAFVNKRATITPENAVNAFLTKTFDGRFGIGGGMNYVGDRWADPANTTILPHYVTVDAVAWVNVGSVRLQLNAYNLGNEKYIISGHGTSPLLNMPGAPRSLLATARVSF; encoded by the coding sequence TTGACCGATTGCCGTTTCGTGGCAAGCATTCCCATGGCCTTGCTTCTTGGGGCCGCCATACCGTCCATGGCGGCCGCGCAAACCAGCCCGCCCCATGCCGGGGAGGGGGATATCGTCGTGACGGGCGAGCGGGAGGGCTATACGCCCACGGACACCTCCGCCGCCAAGACCCCGGCACCCTTGCGCGATATTCCGCAGTCGATCGCGGTGGTTCCGGCACAGGTCCTGCTCGACCAACGGGCGCTATCGCTTCAGGATGCGCTCAAGAACGTCCCCGGCGTCAGCTTCGCCGGAGGCGATGGCCAGCGTGATCAGGTGAATATCCGTGGCTTCACCGCCATCGCCGACCAGTTCGTCAACGGCTTTCGCGACGATGCTCTGTATTTTCGTGATCTCTCCAACACGGAACGCGTCGAGGTCATCAAGGGGCCCGCGGCGGTGCTCTATGGCCGTGGTTCATCAGGTGGGCTCATCAACCGGGTGCTCAAGCAACCCGATGTGAACATCACCTCCGCCACCCTCTCTGCCGGATCCTTCGCCACCAAGCGCGGCGAGTGGGATGTGGGTCGCTTCGACCCGAAAAGCGGCGTCGGCTTCCGCCTGACCGGTGCTTATGAGGACGACGGAAGCTTCCGCGACCAGCAGTTCCTCAAGCGCTTCGCGCTCGCGCCCTCGCTGCTGCTCGGGGCTGGCCGGGATACCACGCTGTATGTCGAGGCGGACTACTTACGCGACACGCGTCTGATGGATCTTGGTATACCCGCCATCAATGGACGGCCGGTCGACGTGCCGCGTTCGACCTATTATGGTGCTGCCAATGCCCGCAATGCCGATGCCACGACCAGCAGGGTGCTGTCGCAGACCGTCATACTGACGCACCGCTTCTCGGACACCCTGAGCTTCCGCAACGGCTTTCGCCATTACACCTATCAACTCGATCGCCACAGCACATTGCCCTCGGCGGTGAACGCGGCCGCGTTGACGGTGACGCTCCAGCATGGCCGGCTCAACCGCGACGAGGATGGCTGGTCTAACCAATCCGAGCTGACCCAGAAGCTGCACTTCGCCGGGATGGAGCACACGCTACTTTACGGCTTTGAAATCGCTCGGCAGGTAAAGGGCGCGCAAACCTTCGCTTCGCGAATTGTTACCGTTACTTCGCTCTTCAACCCGGTGCTACCCGTCGTGAACGATGCGAGCTTCACTAAGCTGAGCGCTAACAGCAACACGACGTTCGACACGCGTGGCCTCTATGTGCAGGATCTTGCCGACCTCGGCCACGGCTTCAAGGCACTGGTAGGCGCCCGGCACGACTGGTTCATCCAGAAAACCTACCAATTGCTGCCAGGCCAGCCGAATCTCGCCCGCACCGATCGCAAATGGAGCCCACGTGCTGGCCTCGTGTTCCAGCCGAATGCAGCGCAATCCTATTATGTGTCATGGAGCCAGAGCTTTCAGCCCTCGGCCGAAACATTCGCGCTCGCGGCCAACAACGCGGATATCGCGCCAGAGGAGACCACCAACAGGGAGGTGGGCGCCAAATACACGCTGTTCGGCGGAAAGTTGAACATCCAGGCGGCGGGGTTCATCCTGCGCCGTACCGGCATCAAGGGCAGCGATCCGCTGACACCGACAAGGGTGGTGCCGATCGGTACGCAGCGTACCCGCGGCTTGGAACTGTCGGGTCAACTCGACTTGCCATCGGGCTTCCAAGCCATTGCGGGCTATGCCTATCTCGACACGCGCGTCACGGCATCGGCCAATCCCGCCTTCGTGAACAAGCGGGCAACGATTACGCCGGAGAACGCCGTCAACGCTTTCCTGACCAAGACCTTCGACGGGCGTTTCGGCATCGGCGGGGGTATGAACTATGTCGGCGATCGATGGGCCGATCCGGCCAATACCACGATATTGCCGCACTATGTCACGGTGGATGCGGTGGCTTGGGTGAATGTCGGCTCGGTGCGCCTTCAGCTCAACGCCTATAATCTGGGCAATGAGAAATACATCATCTCAGGACACGGCACTTCGCCATTGCTCAACATGCCCGGTGCGCCGCGATCTCTCTTGGCTACGGCCAGGGTCAGTTTCTGA
- a CDS encoding recombinase family protein has translation MLIGYARVSTIDQDLALQTDALARAGCERIFADKASGAKTDRPGLTEALQFLRTGDTLVIWKLDRLGRSIRGLIDLAAGLSDRKIDFRSLTDGFDTATPSGRLLFHILASVAEMERELIRERTIAGLAAARAKGGTGGGRKPTMTADKIDTARKLLAAGDKPAKIAKLLQVGLSTFYRHCPSGS, from the coding sequence ATGCTGATAGGCTATGCTCGTGTGTCGACCATCGACCAGGATTTGGCACTGCAGACGGATGCGCTAGCCAGGGCCGGTTGCGAGAGAATATTCGCCGATAAGGCGAGCGGTGCGAAGACTGATCGACCGGGTTTGACGGAAGCTCTGCAATTCCTGCGCACCGGAGACACGCTCGTGATATGGAAACTCGACCGGCTTGGTCGTTCCATCCGGGGCCTTATCGACCTTGCCGCGGGTCTTTCCGATCGGAAGATCGACTTTCGGTCCCTAACCGATGGTTTCGATACCGCCACCCCTTCCGGACGGCTGCTCTTTCACATCCTCGCGTCAGTCGCCGAAATGGAGAGAGAGCTCATTAGGGAACGTACGATCGCTGGGTTGGCAGCAGCCCGGGCGAAGGGAGGCACCGGTGGAGGCCGTAAGCCAACTATGACGGCCGACAAGATCGATACCGCGCGGAAGCTGCTGGCGGCAGGAGACAAACCTGCCAAAATCGCTAAATTGCTGCAGGTTGGCTTATCGACTTTTTATCGGCATTGCCCATCAGGCAGCTAA
- a CDS encoding GNAT family N-acetyltransferase, which translates to MSGVGSSAGTYRIEVVREGTEIIARDILDSLPEWFGRPESLDEYVAATTRLLTLVAYSEDGKAAGFLSLEKHTSVAAEIHVIGVARDQRGRGCGRELIEQAGTMLRAEGVRWLTVKTLAASHPDPHYAETRLFYEASGFEPLEVFSDLWGEDTPCLMMMRPIG; encoded by the coding sequence ATGAGCGGCGTCGGATCAAGTGCTGGAACGTACCGGATCGAAGTGGTGCGTGAAGGGACAGAGATTATTGCGAGAGATATTCTCGACAGCCTGCCCGAATGGTTCGGACGGCCTGAATCGCTCGATGAATATGTCGCAGCCACGACCCGTTTGCTGACCTTGGTCGCCTATTCGGAGGACGGCAAAGCTGCCGGCTTTCTGTCCCTGGAAAAGCATACATCCGTCGCAGCCGAAATCCATGTAATCGGTGTCGCGCGGGATCAGCGCGGTAGGGGCTGCGGACGCGAACTGATCGAGCAAGCAGGAACCATGCTAAGAGCCGAGGGCGTCCGCTGGTTGACGGTCAAGACCCTGGCTGCATCCCATCCTGATCCGCATTATGCCGAAACCCGGCTCTTCTATGAAGCCAGCGGGTTCGAACCGCTCGAGGTGTTTTCGGACTTGTGGGGTGAGGACACGCCTTGCCTGATGATGATGAGGCCGATCGGCTGA